The following coding sequences lie in one Sesamum indicum cultivar Zhongzhi No. 13 linkage group LG9, S_indicum_v1.0, whole genome shotgun sequence genomic window:
- the LOC105171243 gene encoding pentatricopeptide repeat-containing protein At4g39620, chloroplastic, giving the protein MTSSSLPFTCSSFQLSPTPKSTRIRTPTPAFTHNPFPPSAIRMCASTQPKKIPGPKRINKKRGSSSSSEAEDLVRLLMRNFTDKQPLVNTLNKYVKLVRTEHCFLLFEELGKSDKWLQCLEMFRWMQKQRWYIADNGVYSKLISVMGKKGQTRMAMWLFSEMRNSGCKPDTSVYNALITAHLHSRDKSKALAKALWYFEKMKGMERCKPSIVTYNILLRAFAQARNVDQVNALFKDLDESIVSPDIYTFNGVMDAYGKLGMIREMELVLSRMKSNQIKPDIITFNLLIDAYGRKQEFDKMEQVFKSLLRSKEKPTLPTFNSMITNYGKARLREKADLVFQKMTEMGYKPSFITYECLIMMYGYCDCISKAREIFDQMAESEKEKKVSTLNAMLDVYCRNALPMEADMLFESARRSRMFAVDSSTYKLLYKAYTKANMKELIEKLLMYMDKDGIVPNKRFFLDALGALGSSPPGKKSTRKSDGLHQEAATAQS; this is encoded by the exons ATGACGTCCAGCTCTCTCCCTTTTACTTGTTCCTCTTTTCAGCTTTCCCCCACACCAAAATCCACCCGCATTCGGACTCCAACTCCCGCCTTCACCCATAACCCATTTCCACCTTCAGCAATCCGAATGTGTGCATCAACCCAACCCAAGAAAATCCCGGGTCCGAAAAGGATCAACAAGAAAAGGggctcttcttcctcttccgaAGCAGAAGACTTAGTTCGCCTGCTCATGAGGAATTTCACTGATAAGCAGCCTTTGGTGAATACTTTGAACAAGTATGTGAAGCTTGTGAGGACAGAGCACTGTTTCTTGCTGTTCGAGGAGCTTGGGAAGAGCGATAAGTGGCTTCAGTGCCTTGAG ATGTTCAGATGGATGCAGAAGCAGAGATGGTATATAGCTGATAATGGGGTGTATTCAAAGTTGATCTCAGTCATGGGCAAGAAAGGGCAAACTCGAATGGCCATGTGGCTTTTCTCTGAGATGCGTAATAGTGGTTGTAAGCCTGACACATCGGTTTACAATGCACTGATCACAGCCCACCTCCACTCTCGGGATAAATCGAAGGCATTAGCGAAGGCTCtttggtattttgagaaaatgaaGGGGATGGAGCGGTGTAAACCTAGTATTGTGACGTACAACATTCTTTTGAGAGCCTTTGCTCAGGCAAGAAATGTTGATCAAGTTAATGCTTTGTTCAAAGATCTCGATGAAAGTATTGTCAGTCCTGATATCTATACATTTAATGGTGTGATGGATGCCTATGGGAAACTTGGGATGATTAGGGAAATGGAGCTTGTTCTTTCTAGAATGAAGAGCAATCAGATAAAACCAGACATCattacttttaatttgttaattgatGCATATGGGAGAAAACAAGAATTTGATAAGATGGAACAAGTTTTCAAGAGCTTGTTGCGCTCCAAAGAGAAACCGACACTCCCTACATTTAATTCCATGATTACGAACTATGGAAAAGCAAGGCTCAGGGAGAAAGCAGATTTGGTCTTCCAGAAAATGACTGAAATGGGTTATAAGCCAAGCTTCATTACTTATGAGTGTCTTATTATGATGTACGGTTACTGTGACTGTATCTCGAAGGCTAGAGAGATTTTTGACCAGATGGCTGAGTctgaaaaggagaaaaaagtaTCAACTCTTAATGCGATGCTTGATGTCTATTGCCGGAATGCTTTACCCATGGAAGCAGATATGCTTTTCGAGAGTGCACGTAGAAGTCGAATGTTTGCTGTAGATTCCTCTACTTACAAGCTCCTTTACAAGGCCTATACTAAAGCCAATATGAAAGAGCTAATAGAGAAATTACTCATGTATATGGACAAAGATGGTATCGTTCCAAACAAAAGGTTCTTCCTCGATGCTCTGGGGGCACTTGGGTCGTCGCCTCCCGGCAAGAAATCCACAAGAAAGAGTGATGGATTGCACCAAGAAGCTGCTACTGCACAGTCATAA